A window of Synechococcales cyanobacterium CNB contains these coding sequences:
- a CDS encoding LptF/LptG family permease, translating into MRLLDRYIARQFLVNVVVLFVLLFSFVVAIDVSLNVHRFIANATKLAQSGSDAQPSGARVAVVTAFLVADLWWPRLLQLFNFMLGLVMVAAMGFTLTQLVRHRELVAMLASGLSLRRVAAPILAVALVMTGVQALNQEFALPRIAPLLARDTGQAGQHAMGASRVPLVADTLGRVWYARAFDADTGVLEDVYVWERDTQGMAIRRIHAERARWRAGGWDLDGGIAESRTNKAEQPVRVERIETNLDPTELRVRRHDAYRHALSWRQLGQMLRVLDRLDRDAPEVRARREQIQRERWGRVSIMASNVLALLIALPFFLVRTPGNMVARTLRCAPVAIVALLGGILGASAPVPGLPAAVGVFVPTVVLGLVAVASLSTIRT; encoded by the coding sequence ATGAGGCTGCTGGATCGGTACATCGCGCGGCAGTTCCTCGTGAACGTGGTCGTGCTGTTCGTGCTGCTGTTCAGTTTCGTGGTGGCGATCGACGTCTCGCTGAATGTGCACAGGTTCATCGCGAACGCGACGAAACTGGCGCAGTCGGGGAGCGACGCGCAGCCTTCGGGCGCACGGGTGGCCGTGGTGACCGCGTTCCTGGTGGCGGACCTCTGGTGGCCCCGTCTGCTGCAGCTGTTCAACTTCATGCTCGGCCTGGTGATGGTCGCCGCGATGGGCTTCACGCTCACGCAACTGGTGCGACACCGGGAACTGGTCGCGATGCTGGCCAGCGGGCTGAGCCTGCGGCGTGTGGCCGCGCCGATCCTTGCGGTCGCGCTCGTGATGACCGGCGTGCAGGCGCTGAACCAGGAGTTCGCGCTGCCGCGCATCGCGCCGCTGCTGGCTCGAGACACGGGGCAGGCCGGGCAGCACGCCATGGGGGCGTCGCGCGTGCCGCTGGTCGCGGACACGCTCGGGCGGGTGTGGTACGCGAGGGCGTTCGACGCGGACACGGGAGTGCTGGAGGACGTCTACGTCTGGGAGCGCGACACGCAGGGCATGGCGATCCGCCGGATTCACGCGGAGCGGGCGCGATGGCGGGCCGGCGGCTGGGACCTGGACGGCGGGATCGCCGAGTCGCGGACGAACAAGGCCGAGCAGCCCGTGCGGGTGGAGCGGATCGAGACGAACCTGGACCCGACGGAGTTGCGGGTCCGTCGGCACGACGCCTATCGGCACGCGCTGAGCTGGCGCCAACTCGGGCAGATGCTCCGCGTGCTCGACCGGCTGGACCGAGACGCTCCCGAGGTGCGAGCGAGGCGGGAACAGATCCAGCGCGAGCGGTGGGGCCGGGTGTCGATCATGGCGTCGAACGTGCTCGCGTTGCTGATCGCTCTGCCGTTTTTTCTTGTTCGCACGCCCGGTAACATGGTCGCTCGGACGCTGCGGTGTGCGCCCGTGGCGATCGTGGCGTTGCTCGGGGGAATACTGGGTGCGTCCGCGCCGGTGCCCGGGTTGCCGGCAGCCGTGGGGGTGTTCGTCCCGACGGTGGTGCTCGGCCTGGTTGCCGTGGCGTCGCTCTCGACGATCCGGACATAA
- a CDS encoding phosphatase PAP2 family protein — protein sequence MIHRTVAERQMRRSRAMTAGALALLGLLAVSLLDRAVYDAITWPPERRAAGELEDWYQMLRTAGYLPAWLSVGAAIVLLGREGGDDRAAARRAATVVLGALTAGLVAEAVKMLVGRERPEVSGVDGAWQGYVFRAPFGAFIDSSNLGFPSSHAATAFGGAFALAAAYPPLRWLALVLACGCGLTRVLSGAHFASDVYGGAALGWVASRWWWRGLSGRWGWGGSALPRWERVG from the coding sequence GTGATCCATCGCACGGTGGCCGAGCGGCAGATGCGGCGTTCGCGGGCCATGACGGCCGGCGCGCTGGCGCTGCTCGGTCTGCTCGCGGTCTCGTTGCTCGACCGGGCCGTGTACGACGCGATCACGTGGCCGCCGGAGCGGAGGGCGGCCGGGGAACTCGAAGACTGGTACCAGATGCTGCGCACGGCGGGCTACCTGCCGGCATGGCTGTCGGTCGGGGCTGCGATCGTGCTCCTGGGACGAGAGGGGGGGGATGACCGTGCCGCGGCACGTCGGGCGGCGACGGTCGTGCTCGGCGCGCTGACGGCAGGCCTCGTGGCCGAGGCGGTGAAGATGCTCGTCGGGCGCGAGCGCCCGGAGGTGTCGGGCGTGGACGGGGCGTGGCAGGGGTACGTCTTCCGCGCGCCCTTCGGGGCGTTCATCGATTCGTCGAACCTCGGGTTTCCCAGCTCGCACGCGGCGACGGCGTTCGGGGGGGCGTTCGCGCTGGCGGCCGCGTACCCCCCCCTTCGATGGCTCGCGCTCGTGCTGGCGTGCGGGTGCGGGCTGACACGGGTGCTCTCCGGGGCACACTTCGCGTCGGACGTCTACGGCGGGGCCGCGCTTGGCTGGGTCGCGTCGCGGTGGTGGTGGCGGGGGTTGTCCGGACGGTGGGGGTGGGGCGGCTCCGCGCTGCCGCGCTGGGAGCGGGTGGGATGA
- a CDS encoding LptF/LptG family permease, which yields MRLTMIRTAPWTLWRHTTAELWRLLLLTTAVLVTVISFAAAVKPLADGKLGPAEAIRFVLLAMPPMLAYALPFASGFAATLAFHRMAQDNEVLAAHAGGVSHGRVLAPAVASGLVLAGVLLLLNEWVIPHFLRSMEQVVRQDVTKLMVRSFERGQSVEIGSLMIHADTVVQVDPKADPRLAEMGATQYLVLGGVVFLDIDRFGDVRDEAVVRRAPIVVVPDEDEHGRRQSLAWVRPEQGSGVRRDETLILFEQLRPFSFVVPSAFEDDPKFLTFGELRRLRNEPDRMSFIRTRTRDLAYHLAERATTDAINDSLVSQGRVRLERANGEPIVVRAAGIAWDHPERAWRLIPARDGAPVAVEVWRLGPGGEPGGGGVTEIVAEQAWLATHMGGPRLEDRDLTLRLTLRGFAARGAGAEPGTMGEAPGGQLAERVLDNIRPGQNPLPSLLALDAPRLLAMAGPRVTGERADPFLLPPTRELKRRLEHLDREITSKQHERWAMATSCFVMVITGAVTAVRLRSSLPLTVYLWSFFPALGAVLTISGGQSLVHNTGAPGLLMLWGGVGGLTAYTLVAYRGLRKH from the coding sequence ATGCGTCTGACCATGATCCGAACCGCCCCCTGGACGCTCTGGCGGCACACGACGGCGGAGTTGTGGCGGCTGCTCCTGCTCACCACGGCGGTACTGGTGACGGTGATCTCGTTCGCCGCGGCGGTGAAGCCGCTGGCGGACGGGAAGCTGGGACCGGCGGAGGCGATCCGGTTCGTGCTGCTGGCGATGCCGCCGATGCTGGCGTACGCGCTGCCGTTCGCGTCGGGGTTCGCGGCGACGCTCGCGTTCCACCGGATGGCGCAGGACAACGAGGTGCTGGCGGCGCACGCGGGGGGGGTGAGCCACGGGCGCGTGCTCGCGCCCGCGGTGGCGTCGGGGCTGGTCCTGGCGGGCGTGCTGCTGCTGCTCAACGAGTGGGTGATCCCGCACTTCCTGCGTTCGATGGAGCAGGTCGTCCGTCAGGACGTAACGAAACTGATGGTGCGGTCGTTCGAGCGGGGACAGTCGGTCGAGATCGGGTCGCTGATGATCCATGCGGACACGGTGGTGCAGGTCGATCCGAAGGCGGACCCGAGGCTTGCGGAGATGGGAGCGACGCAGTACCTCGTGCTCGGGGGCGTGGTGTTTCTGGACATCGACCGGTTCGGCGACGTCCGCGACGAGGCGGTGGTGCGGCGGGCGCCGATCGTCGTCGTCCCGGACGAGGACGAGCACGGGCGCAGGCAGAGCCTGGCGTGGGTGCGGCCGGAGCAGGGGTCGGGGGTTCGGCGCGACGAAACGCTGATCCTGTTCGAGCAGCTGCGCCCGTTCAGTTTCGTGGTGCCCAGCGCGTTCGAGGACGACCCGAAGTTCCTGACCTTCGGTGAACTTCGGCGTCTTCGCAACGAGCCTGACCGGATGAGTTTCATCCGCACGCGGACGCGCGACTTGGCGTACCACCTGGCCGAGCGGGCGACGACGGACGCGATCAACGACTCGCTGGTGTCGCAGGGGCGGGTTCGGCTCGAGCGGGCGAACGGCGAGCCGATCGTGGTGCGTGCGGCTGGGATCGCGTGGGATCACCCCGAGCGGGCGTGGAGGCTGATCCCCGCGCGCGATGGCGCGCCGGTCGCCGTCGAGGTGTGGCGGCTCGGTCCTGGCGGAGAACCGGGCGGGGGGGGGGTGACGGAGATCGTGGCGGAGCAGGCGTGGCTGGCGACGCACATGGGCGGACCTCGGCTCGAGGACCGCGACCTGACGCTGCGGCTGACGCTGCGCGGCTTCGCGGCGCGCGGGGCGGGCGCGGAGCCGGGAACGATGGGCGAGGCGCCCGGCGGGCAGTTGGCGGAGCGCGTGCTGGACAACATCCGGCCCGGTCAGAACCCGCTGCCCTCGCTGCTGGCGCTGGACGCGCCGCGCCTGCTCGCGATGGCCGGGCCGAGGGTGACGGGCGAGCGCGCGGACCCGTTCCTGCTCCCGCCGACGCGGGAGTTGAAGCGTCGGCTTGAGCACCTGGACCGCGAGATCACGAGCAAGCAGCACGAGCGCTGGGCGATGGCGACGAGTTGCTTCGTGATGGTCATCACCGGGGCGGTGACGGCGGTGAGGCTGCGTTCGAGTCTGCCGCTGACGGTGTACCTCTGGAGTTTCTTCCCCGCGCTCGGGGCGGTGCTGACGATCAGCGGGGGGCAGTCGCTGGTGCACAACACGGGCGCGCCGGGCCTGCTGATGCTGTGGGGCGGGGTCGGAGGGCTGACGGCGTACACGCTCGTGGCGTACCGAGGGCTGAGGAAGCACTAG
- a CDS encoding ferredoxin family protein, producing MPHIIGEPCIGTKDTSCVDVCPVDCIHPTKDEPEFETAEQLYIDPDTCIDCGLCVDECPVKAIYPQEDLPPEWSKYIQVNLEYYQKKG from the coding sequence ATGCCGCACATCATCGGCGAGCCATGCATCGGTACGAAGGACACGTCGTGTGTGGACGTGTGCCCAGTGGACTGCATTCACCCGACGAAGGACGAGCCGGAGTTCGAGACGGCGGAGCAGTTGTACATCGACCCGGACACGTGCATTGACTGCGGTCTGTGCGTGGACGAGTGCCCGGTGAAGGCGATCTACCCGCAGGAAGACCTGCCGCCGGAGTGGAGCAAGTACATCCAGGTGAACCTGGAGTACTACCAGAAGAAGGGCTGA
- a CDS encoding tetratricopeptide repeat protein, with amino-acid sequence MADPNRAIQQAIELHRAGRTAQALAAARRAVAAAQGNANAHNVLGVILLESGDAAGAERALRRAASLSVNAPGPHNNLGNALAALGRLEEAETAYRRALEIDPAYVPGALGLSRVLTLQDRNEESAEAAGVGAAANPRDARLRVNLGGALLAAGRVTEAVAALREAVAIAPADAEALRQLVSALHYDANASADEVFELHRRLGRLVSGGRTPPAMRPSDAGKRPLRVGYVSSDFRAHSVAFFIEPIVERHDRDEVHVTCYMTAPRRDDTTERIRSKSDAWVDAAGMSDDALVRRVRADGIDVLVELGGHTVGNRLGALAARAAPVQATWIGYPATTGVPAIDARLVDSATDPDGAERLAMERLVRLDPCFLCYRPLDDSPDVRRGPVESSGVVTFGSFNTLPKMGEWTLAAWADVLRRVPGSRLVLKNMGLADARARERIAAFFEGRGVERSRLDLLGPTPGQREHLEVYGRVDVGLDTFPYAGTTTTCEAMWMGVPVVTVAGGAHASRVGLSLLRAVGLEDLCAPTVEAFVESAVLLARDRERLASLRGGLRDRVARSPLCDAAGACRRVESAYRSLWSSACGGEAGHGSERGRL; translated from the coding sequence TTGGCTGATCCGAACCGGGCGATCCAGCAGGCGATCGAACTGCACCGCGCCGGTCGCACGGCGCAGGCCCTGGCCGCGGCGCGCCGGGCAGTGGCGGCGGCGCAGGGGAACGCGAACGCGCACAACGTCCTTGGCGTGATCTTGCTGGAGTCCGGGGACGCGGCGGGAGCGGAGCGGGCGCTGCGGCGAGCGGCGTCGCTTTCGGTGAATGCGCCCGGGCCGCACAACAACCTGGGCAACGCGCTGGCCGCGCTGGGCAGGCTGGAGGAGGCGGAGACGGCGTATCGGCGCGCGCTGGAGATCGACCCGGCGTACGTTCCTGGCGCGCTCGGCCTGTCTCGTGTGCTCACGCTCCAGGACCGGAACGAGGAGTCGGCGGAGGCGGCGGGCGTGGGGGCGGCGGCGAACCCGCGCGACGCGAGACTGCGTGTAAACCTCGGCGGCGCGCTGCTGGCGGCGGGGCGCGTGACGGAAGCGGTGGCCGCCCTGCGTGAGGCGGTCGCGATCGCGCCCGCGGACGCCGAAGCGCTTCGGCAACTGGTGAGCGCGTTGCACTACGACGCGAATGCGTCGGCGGACGAGGTGTTCGAGTTGCACCGGCGGCTGGGGCGGCTGGTCTCGGGCGGGCGCACACCGCCCGCGATGCGACCGTCGGACGCGGGCAAGCGGCCCCTGCGGGTGGGGTACGTGTCGTCGGACTTCCGGGCGCACTCGGTGGCGTTCTTCATCGAGCCGATCGTGGAGCGCCACGACCGCGACGAAGTGCACGTGACCTGTTACATGACCGCGCCGCGGCGCGACGACACGACGGAACGGATCCGGTCGAAGTCGGACGCCTGGGTGGACGCCGCCGGGATGAGCGACGACGCGCTGGTGCGACGCGTGCGCGCGGACGGGATCGACGTGCTGGTGGAGTTGGGCGGGCACACGGTGGGCAACCGGCTCGGCGCGCTGGCGGCGAGGGCCGCGCCTGTGCAGGCGACGTGGATCGGCTACCCGGCGACGACGGGCGTGCCCGCGATCGACGCGAGGCTCGTGGACAGCGCGACGGATCCGGACGGCGCGGAGCGGCTCGCAATGGAACGGCTGGTGCGGCTCGACCCGTGCTTCCTGTGCTATCGGCCGCTGGACGATTCACCCGACGTGCGACGGGGGCCGGTGGAGTCGTCGGGCGTCGTGACGTTCGGCTCGTTCAACACGCTGCCGAAGATGGGCGAATGGACGCTCGCGGCGTGGGCGGACGTGCTGCGCCGTGTGCCCGGGTCGAGGCTCGTGCTGAAGAACATGGGGCTTGCGGACGCGCGGGCGCGGGAACGAATCGCGGCGTTCTTCGAGGGGCGCGGCGTGGAACGATCGCGGCTCGACCTGCTCGGGCCGACGCCGGGCCAGCGCGAGCACCTGGAGGTGTACGGCCGCGTGGACGTGGGATTGGATACGTTCCCGTATGCCGGGACGACGACGACGTGCGAGGCGATGTGGATGGGCGTGCCGGTGGTGACTGTGGCAGGCGGCGCGCACGCGTCGCGGGTGGGGCTGAGCCTGTTGCGCGCAGTGGGGCTTGAGGACTTGTGCGCGCCGACGGTGGAGGCGTTCGTTGAGTCGGCGGTCTTGCTGGCGCGGGATCGGGAACGGCTTGCGTCGCTGCGAGGCGGGCTGCGCGACCGGGTGGCACGGTCACCCCTGTGCGACGCGGCTGGCGCGTGCCGGCGGGTGGAGTCGGCGTACCGGAGTCTGTGGTCGTCGGCGTGCGGGGGTGAGGCGGGGCACGGGTCCGAGCGTGGCCGTCTATGA
- a CDS encoding 1-deoxy-D-xylulose-5-phosphate reductoisomerase: MAGRGATSGTEMLSVRRLIVLGSTGSIGTQALEVVRHLNGLHRAGVSPVRFEVVGLAAGRNAGLLAEQACEFGVRECALAEGGGVEGVRCRVGPGAAEALVREVESDVVLASIVGVAGLPATLAAVELGRDVALANKETLVAAGALVVPAAQRAGARLLPVDSEHSAAWQCLAGLPGCADWPPMIAPVCVQRLVLTASGGPFRTWTSARAYDATPEQALAHPTWSMGAKVTIDSATLVNKGLEVVEAHWLFGLGADRIGVLIHPGSIVHAIAELADGSAIAQLGAPDMRVPIQHALCAPLRLPGCGRSLDLDSLRTFEFETPCEERFPAIGLARRVVEVGGTAGAVFNAANEAAVDAFLRTRLIPFGRIVEIVREAMEAIAPRTVRTLADVMEADGEARAFVASLVGELAGRSVG; this comes from the coding sequence ATGGCCGGGCGGGGCGCGACATCGGGAACGGAGATGCTCAGCGTGCGCCGGCTCATCGTGCTCGGTTCGACGGGGTCGATCGGGACGCAGGCGCTCGAAGTGGTGCGGCACCTGAACGGGCTGCACCGGGCCGGGGTATCGCCGGTGCGGTTCGAGGTGGTGGGCCTGGCGGCCGGCCGGAACGCGGGTCTGCTGGCGGAGCAGGCGTGTGAGTTCGGCGTGCGTGAGTGCGCGTTGGCGGAGGGGGGGGGCGTCGAGGGCGTGCGCTGCCGGGTCGGGCCTGGCGCCGCCGAGGCGCTGGTGCGCGAGGTCGAGTCGGACGTCGTGCTGGCGTCGATCGTGGGCGTGGCGGGGCTTCCCGCGACGCTGGCGGCGGTGGAACTGGGGCGCGACGTCGCGCTGGCGAACAAGGAAACGCTGGTCGCCGCTGGCGCGCTGGTTGTGCCGGCGGCGCAGCGAGCGGGCGCGCGGTTGCTGCCGGTCGATAGCGAACACTCGGCGGCGTGGCAGTGTCTCGCCGGTCTGCCGGGGTGCGCGGATTGGCCGCCGATGATCGCGCCCGTGTGCGTTCAGCGGCTGGTGCTGACGGCGTCGGGCGGGCCGTTCAGGACGTGGACCTCTGCGCGGGCGTACGACGCGACGCCCGAGCAGGCCTTGGCGCACCCGACCTGGTCGATGGGCGCGAAGGTCACGATCGACTCGGCGACGCTGGTGAACAAGGGGCTGGAGGTCGTCGAGGCGCACTGGCTCTTCGGGCTGGGCGCGGACCGCATCGGGGTGCTGATCCATCCGGGATCGATCGTGCACGCGATCGCGGAACTGGCGGACGGGTCGGCGATCGCGCAGCTGGGCGCGCCGGACATGCGCGTGCCGATCCAGCACGCGCTCTGCGCGCCGTTGCGGCTGCCGGGGTGCGGGCGTTCGCTGGACCTCGACAGCCTGCGGACGTTCGAGTTCGAGACGCCGTGCGAGGAGCGGTTCCCGGCGATCGGGCTGGCGCGGCGCGTGGTCGAGGTGGGGGGCACGGCGGGCGCGGTATTCAACGCGGCGAACGAGGCGGCTGTGGACGCCTTCTTGCGGACAAGGTTGATCCCATTCGGGCGGATCGTGGAGATCGTGCGAGAGGCGATGGAAGCGATCGCGCCGCGGACGGTACGAACGCTCGCGGACGTGATGGAGGCGGACGGCGAGGCACGGGCGTTCGTGGCGTCGCTCGTGGGCGAGTTGGCGGGGCGCAGCGTTGGCTGA
- a CDS encoding Rne/Rng family ribonuclease, protein MPSTRMLINYVPGEECRVAIVEDGKLEEFHAERVDAVSRVNNIYVGKVTNVEAGIQAAFVDFGVEENGFLHVSDLHPRYFPGEEDATEQVGKKTPRRERPPLQECLKRGQEVIVQVLKEGVGTKGPTLTSYLSIPGRYLVMMPLMDKVGVSRKVEDEEQRAKMREILDQLELPEGFGFILRTAGFERTKAELKRDLAYLLRLWKDMEQRLKQGKKPRLLYSESDLLVRALRDFVTNDVSEIVIDDEGALKRASRFMKIVAPRSSVKLLHYTGRRPLFHAFGVEPQISNMHAREVPLPSGGRLVIDETEAVVAIDVNSGKSRSARDAETNAYRTNLEAADEICRQIRLRDLGGIIINDLIDMRASKHRKAIEQRYRERLKRDRAKSTILPISGFGILEMTRQRMRGSHESVHFHECPTCHGRGLVQRPSSVASDALRELAALLEHDQVARVELVVSPRVAGELLSNKRRSLSRVERRSGKHADVRVSETLPVDRFSLYAYDASGADIDVSRLPAPKAPESELKPWEDAPGDEAWALDPGEAPPPEAEAAEEEQSVEPEPTPHPIEMDGPEEGDEGAGEGGGKKKRRRRRRRRKGAGEGTGSAPAEGAEAPSTAAPVEGGVCDDAAASAGESAPAEGGDGGGKKKRRRRRRRRKGAGESSGEPSGAEGTPEGAPAREAEEGSHAPEAGEASGDGPPDDGAAQGESGLKKKRRRRRRRRGGGGGSEGVGASDGVRSDGMERTGESSAPASAPAVSPNGQPAPKPQPRTLYAASRRRLLPSEKARLKPKEE, encoded by the coding sequence ATGCCATCGACACGAATGCTGATCAACTACGTCCCCGGCGAGGAATGCCGCGTGGCGATCGTGGAGGACGGGAAGCTCGAGGAGTTCCACGCCGAGCGCGTGGACGCCGTGAGCAGGGTGAACAACATCTACGTCGGGAAGGTGACGAACGTCGAGGCCGGGATCCAGGCGGCGTTCGTGGACTTCGGCGTGGAAGAGAACGGCTTTCTGCACGTCTCGGACCTGCACCCGCGGTACTTCCCGGGCGAGGAGGACGCGACGGAGCAGGTGGGGAAGAAGACGCCGCGGCGCGAACGCCCCCCCCTTCAGGAGTGCCTGAAGCGCGGGCAGGAAGTGATCGTGCAGGTGCTGAAGGAGGGCGTGGGGACGAAAGGCCCGACGCTGACGAGTTACCTGTCGATCCCCGGGCGGTACCTGGTGATGATGCCGCTGATGGACAAGGTGGGGGTGTCGCGGAAGGTCGAGGACGAGGAGCAGCGCGCGAAGATGCGCGAGATTCTCGACCAGCTGGAACTGCCGGAGGGGTTCGGGTTCATCCTTCGTACGGCGGGCTTCGAGCGGACGAAGGCGGAACTGAAGCGAGACCTGGCCTACCTGCTGCGGCTGTGGAAGGACATGGAGCAGCGGCTGAAGCAGGGGAAGAAGCCGCGGCTGCTGTACTCGGAGAGCGACCTGCTGGTGCGCGCCCTGCGCGACTTCGTGACGAACGACGTGAGCGAGATCGTGATCGACGATGAGGGCGCGCTGAAGCGCGCGAGCCGGTTCATGAAGATCGTCGCGCCGCGTTCGAGCGTGAAACTGCTGCACTACACCGGCCGGAGACCGCTCTTCCACGCGTTCGGGGTAGAGCCGCAGATATCGAACATGCACGCGCGCGAGGTGCCGCTGCCCTCGGGAGGGCGGCTCGTGATCGACGAGACGGAGGCGGTGGTGGCGATCGACGTGAACAGCGGAAAGAGCCGCTCGGCGCGCGACGCGGAGACGAACGCCTACCGGACGAACCTGGAGGCGGCGGACGAGATCTGCCGGCAGATCCGGCTGCGCGACCTGGGGGGGATCATCATCAACGACCTGATCGACATGCGCGCGTCGAAGCACCGCAAGGCGATCGAGCAGCGCTACCGCGAGCGGCTGAAACGCGACCGGGCGAAGAGCACGATCCTGCCCATCTCGGGCTTCGGCATCCTCGAGATGACGCGCCAGCGCATGCGCGGGAGCCACGAGAGCGTGCACTTCCACGAGTGCCCGACCTGCCACGGCCGGGGGCTGGTGCAGCGCCCGTCGTCGGTGGCGTCGGATGCGCTGCGTGAACTGGCCGCGCTGCTGGAGCACGACCAGGTGGCGCGGGTGGAACTCGTCGTCAGCCCGCGTGTGGCGGGCGAGCTGCTCTCGAACAAGCGTCGGAGCCTGTCGCGGGTGGAGCGTCGGAGCGGCAAGCACGCGGACGTTCGGGTGAGCGAGACGCTGCCGGTGGACCGTTTCTCGCTGTACGCCTACGACGCGTCGGGGGCGGACATCGACGTGTCGCGCCTGCCCGCGCCGAAGGCGCCGGAGTCGGAGTTGAAGCCGTGGGAGGACGCGCCAGGTGACGAGGCGTGGGCGCTCGATCCAGGCGAAGCGCCCCCCCCCGAGGCGGAGGCGGCGGAGGAGGAACAGTCCGTCGAGCCGGAGCCGACGCCGCACCCGATCGAGATGGACGGGCCGGAGGAGGGCGACGAGGGCGCGGGCGAGGGTGGGGGGAAGAAGAAGCGTCGCCGCCGTCGCCGCCGTCGCAAGGGTGCGGGGGAGGGGACAGGAAGCGCGCCCGCGGAAGGCGCGGAGGCGCCCTCGACCGCCGCTCCGGTCGAGGGCGGCGTGTGCGATGACGCCGCTGCGAGCGCGGGCGAGAGCGCGCCGGCCGAAGGCGGTGATGGTGGGGGGAAGAAGAAGCGTCGCCGTCGGCGCCGCCGCCGCAAGGGCGCGGGCGAGAGCAGCGGCGAGCCTTCCGGTGCGGAGGGAACGCCCGAGGGGGCGCCGGCGCGCGAGGCCGAGGAGGGTTCCCACGCCCCGGAAGCGGGGGAGGCTTCGGGCGATGGGCCGCCGGATGACGGCGCGGCACAGGGTGAGTCCGGGCTGAAGAAGAAGCGTCGTCGTCGTCGTCGCAGGCGAGGCGGAGGCGGCGGGTCGGAGGGCGTGGGCGCGAGCGATGGCGTCCGCAGCGACGGGATGGAGCGGACGGGCGAGTCGAGCGCGCCCGCGAGCGCGCCGGCGGTCTCGCCGAACGGTCAGCCCGCGCCGAAGCCGCAGCCCCGGACGCTGTATGCTGCGTCGCGGCGCCGCCTGCTGCCGAGCGAGAAGGCGCGTCTGAAGCCGAAGGAGGAGTGA